The DNA sequence CCCCGGTCATATACTCGCAGTATGCCTCATCCAGAACCACCAGCACGTCTTCAGGTATCTTACCCAGAAAGGCTTCAATGGCATCTGAATCATGCACTGTTCCCGTGGGGTTATTCGGGTTGGCTATAAATATCAACCTGGTCTTGTCTGTAACGGCCGCCGCCATGGCATCCAGGTCGTGGCCCCAGTCCCTGGCCGGCACAGCAACAGCTTTCGCGCCAATAGCCTGAGTAACAATCGGGTAAACCGCAAATGCATACTGGGAAAACACAATCTCGGAATCCGTCCCGGCAAAGCAACGGGCAATCACTTCGAGTACGTCGTTTGAGCCGTTTCCAAGCGTAATCTGGTCAGCCCCAACGCCAAGTCGCGCGGACAGCTTCTGTTTCAGGTCAAACCCGTTGCCATCGGGGTACAGGCAGAGGTCTGTCATCGCGTTTTCGGCTGCCAAGACGGCTTTCCTGCTCGGCCCCAAAGGGTTCTCATTACTGGCGAGTTTGATAATCTCCGCCGGATCGAGCCCCAGCTCACGGGCCAGCTCACTGATAGGCTTGCCCGGCTGATAGGGAGACAGGGCCTGAACGCCTTTTACCGCAAGGCTTTGATAATCAATTGCCATAATCCTTCCTTAACTGACTGATCTCAGAGCTATCCAGAGACTAAAGAACACCAATGGGGTAAGAGCCCAAACGCTTGAGCTCAACAGCTTCTTCTTCCACCTCGGCCAGCACTTTATGGGCCGGCTCATCGCCCATATGCCCTTCAAAATCTATGTAGAACACATAAGCCCAGGTGCCACTGGGTGACGGCCGGGTCTCAATCCGTGTAAGGCTGATCCCATGGCTGTGAAACGGCTCCAGCAACTGATAAAGCGCGCCCGGCTTGTTTCTCATTGAAACAAGAATCGATGATTTGTCATGCCCGCTGGCCTGAACTTCTTCGCGGCCAATAATCAGGAATCGCGTGGTATTGTCTGGCCGGTCTTCTATACAGTCCGCCAGCTTTTCCAGACCATATAACTCCGCTGCCAT is a window from the Marinobacter sp. ANT_B65 genome containing:
- the hisC gene encoding histidinol-phosphate transaminase — its product is MAIDYQSLAVKGVQALSPYQPGKPISELARELGLDPAEIIKLASNENPLGPSRKAVLAAENAMTDLCLYPDGNGFDLKQKLSARLGVGADQITLGNGSNDVLEVIARCFAGTDSEIVFSQYAFAVYPIVTQAIGAKAVAVPARDWGHDLDAMAAAVTDKTRLIFIANPNNPTGTVHDSDAIEAFLGKIPEDVLVVLDEAYCEYMTGEKDPDGVGVGVALLARFPNLIVCRTFSKAWGLAALRVGYCISSPAIANILNRVRQPFNVSSVALAAATAVLDDEGYLQRSREVNTAGLKQLEQAFDQMGLRYIPSSGNFVAVEVGPQAMGVYQALLAQGVIVRPVAGYGMPDYLRVTVGLPEQNDYFINALPKALAASGQGA